One Amia ocellicauda isolate fAmiCal2 chromosome 13, fAmiCal2.hap1, whole genome shotgun sequence genomic window, tacttccagcaggataatgcaccatgtcacaaaggtcgaatcatttcaaattggtttcttgaacatgacaatgagttcactgtactaaactggcccccacagtcaccagatctcaacccaatagagcatctttaggatgtggtggaacgggagcttcgtgccctggatgtgcatcccacaaatctccatcaactgcaagatgctatcctatcaatatgggccaacatttctaaagaatgctttcagcaccttgttgaatcaatgccacgtagaattaaggcagttctgaaggcgaaagggggtcaaacacagtattagtatggtgttcctaataatcctttaggtgagtgtatatatatatatatatacatatataaaaaaaaaaacacctagaagatgaccacattaaacataggaagattaaataataaactttgcaggcgtgatatggaaaataaaagctGTAGATTGAAACAAGTGGCAACATCTTGGGCAGGTCTTCATTCAACAGTGGAAGGACAACATCAATACAGTAGCAAGAAACGACaataaataacagcaacaaaagcttaaatcaaaacaatgtatatattcCATAAACAAACCACATTTGTATTAACGCCCTACATTTTTTCCCACCCCTTCCTTGTATTCTAGTAATATTAATAGTAAGTGCAATATGGGTTTGATTTCCTGTTTCATgtgaaaaatgtgaaatgtgtgtcAGGGAAAAGAACTGTAAACTTGTTTGGAGGtcaggagaagaagatttcTGAGAAACTGTTAATCAAAAgtttaacattgtttcaaactTTTCCAGTTTCCTTTGCATTTCATCTTCACTGCATTGATTAATTCTGGTTCTTATCAGGTGTCTTAGTTTTGTGTACCATTCCTGTACCCAGTGTATTTCCAAACTACAAATGAAAGCATTACAGACTTTAAAGAGAACATTCACAAGTTTCTCGTCACTGCTTACTTCACACCTATGTAGAACCCATTCACCCCACTCTTGCCAAATTTTATCATCTGTAAAGGTGACAACCAATAATTCTTCAGCAGAGTTCCCCTTCAGTTTCTCTGCTTCTGGTTCACTCACATCATtccacagggcactgtacatgATACAAGGCATCTGCAGGGTTATATTCATTATCTTTCCACATGAGGCTTAGTTCAGAATTAAAGCCTACTTCAAATCTACTGTCTAGTAAGCTTCGGTTACGCTACTCAAACAAAGCATATCTAGCCATAAAACACCAGGCAAAGCATTGgtagattatttttatatatttatatatcttcAAAGTTTATTGCCTGATTAATTTTCTTAccactgttgaaaacaaacaaatgaacaaaacaaaaaaaagcataataataatttgaggcAAACCTTTCATTTTCTCTAATCCACtaacaacaaaagataacaaACAATTAGATTAATTATCAGGTTAAAATAATCTGTGAGGATTGCCACTTACACTATTTTTTGTAGAGAGGAGATAGCTGGATTCAAATCAATAAACGCAGAAAGGCAGATGTAGCTTACTCGATTTCCTTCAATCCTGTTtattaaacatgaaaaacagcaaGCGCTTCaggtaatttattttcttttttgcagtGAGTTTTTTTAGTAAATGCTAAAGTGAATTCTAAAGTACAATAATTACAACATCAACAAAAGGAGCAGCTCTTCAGAAATGTAAGGACATTATTTATTCTTTAGTGTATCCAAAAAAATCAGATTTAAACcaagttttatattatttaaaacataaacaagGATAAGAGAAATCAAGTCAAATTGCATGTTTGAGTTTATATAATGTGTTACATCAGTGTTACGTCCTATGAAAGCTGTATGTAGCCACAATCAGTAAAGCTATGGATAACATTGTTACATACCACAGTTCCAAAAGTGATCGGTTTGTCCTTAGGCCTTCAGATAGAATGCTAAATTCTTCATCACCAATATTTGTCCAGCCAAGACTTTGTTAAGAgggaagagaaaacaaatacaattaactgATGAATCACATATTGGTAtaaaactttcaatattttcatCCTAAATACATTATGAAGCCTTAAAATTACAAGTGTTTTTCCTTATTAGAACCACACAGcacattacaaaaacattatTAACTGCCTAGAGTTTATAATGGGCTTGGAAAAGCATACAgaggaaaatgtaaatatccataTTGAGATATAACCTAGTAAGATTTTAAAATGGTATGATGGCTACCTACCCCAGATATTGCAGATTATCTGAAGACTGCAACACTTCAGCAAGTACATGCATTGCTTCTGCATCAAGATTATTTTCTCCAAGCCTAATATGTTACATATAAGAAGATGGGTAAAAAAgcttaaaattatataaaatggaAAGACAGAACaatatagattatatatataattcagtcAGGACAACTCATGCGATAACATACAATTTATTGGCaatgtattacaattatttttagtGACTTTTGACCTCACATTAAAGGGGCCCCTGCCTATCATTTATTTGGTAACATCTGCATGCCTGACCAGTGTCAATCTGTGGGCAGGGGCCAGAACAGCTGCCAATCCCCTCTTGGCAGGAGAACCAGACACGGGTGGAAGATGGAGAGGAGGAGCCTCAAATGCATTGCAGGGAATGCTGTTTTGGGTGAGTTTCAATATGCTGGCCTTgtcattcatgttttttctgTGGTAGCCAATGGGTttatacattgtgtgtgtgatgaaGTGAGTTTCATGCTTGAACTTTGCTTTGCTTCATTCAATAATTCTGCTATAGAATTTTCTACATTTCCAAATGGACCAGGAAGGCTGAAAGGTTTGTTTCTTAAAATATGCTATTGACATGCGTATAAAACGGTCATAGTGATTAATATATAAGGGTTCCATGAGAGCTTCTACTTGGTTTGGTTGGGTCCTGCAGTCTAGAGACAGGTGGTCCTATTCCAGGCCATGTCATCAGCTTAGAGCTCCCAGGGGAGTTGCTGATCCCTGTCAGGGTTGTGTGGGTTTGTGTCAAAATGGGTTATCTTCACTTTTACTGTGGGTTGTTAAATTAGTCAGGTCCACCTCTGTATTGCTGCAGAAATTTGCTTACCTTGTGCAAATTAGTTGTGTTAATGTTTATGAATCAGGAAAAACAGAGCAAGCTGTTCTACAGTAAGTGTACTCAACTTgtacagtatacactcacctaaaggattattaggaacacctgttcaatttctctttaatgcaattatctaaccaaccaattacATGGCAGTTGagtcaatgcatttaggggtgtggtcctggtcaagacaatctcctgaactccaaactgaatgtctgaatgggaaagaaaggtgatttaagcaattttgagcgtggcatggttgttggtgccagacgggccggcctgagtatttcacaatctgctcagttactgggattttcacgcacaaccatttctagggtttacaaagaatggtgtgaaaagggaaaaacatccagtatgcggcagtcctgtgggcgaaaatgccttgttgatgctagaggtcagaggagaatgggccgactgattcaagctgatagaagagcaactttgactgaaataaccactcgttacaaccgaggtatgcagcaaagcatttgtgaagccacaacacgtacaaccttgaggcggatgggctacaacagcagaagaccccactgggtaccactcatctccactacaaataggaaaaagaggctacaatttgcacaagctcaccaaaattggacagttgaagactggaaaaatgttgcctggtctgatgagtctcgatttctgttgagacattcagatggtagagtcagaatttggcgtcaacagaatgagaacatggatccatcatgccttgttaccactgtgcaggctggtggtggtggtgtaatggtgtgggggatgttttcttggcacactttaggccccttagtgccaattgggcatcgtttaaatgccacggcctacctgagcattgtttctgaccatgtccatccctttatgaccaccatgtacccatcctctgatggctacttccagcaggataatgcaccatgtcacaaaggtcgaatcatttcaaattggtttcttgaacatgacaatgagttcactgtactaaactggcccccacagtcaccagatctcaacccaatagagcatctttaggatgtggtggaacgggagcttcgtgccctggatgtgcatcccacaaatctccatcaactgcaagatgctatcctatcaatatgggccaacatttctaaagaatgctttcagcaccttgttgaatcaatgccacgtagaattaaggcagttctgaaggcaaaagggggtcaaacacagtattagtatggtgttcctaataatcctttaggtgagtgtacaatgtatttatgtgtgaagaagggaaaaataaaaaagttttgcTTGTACACTTACCAGAGCTTTTCACATCTAAGCAAGTTGGGTTGCAGATCCCTAAGAGACTCAGTGGTAATGTTTGTGGCAGTTAAATCTAATTCTGAGATGTTCCCACTCACAAGGGTTAAGAAATACTTCATCGTGCTAAAGTCCATTGGCGAAAGAGGGTCGTCACTTACGTTTACACGTAGCAGCTCAGGCTGAATCTTTTCTGCCAATGAAATGTTCTGCTGCTCAAAAAAACAATGTAGGTGGCTTAGAATATGAGCTCCACTCTCACAGAGCCTTTGGATTTCCCCAAGCAGCCAAGGGACATACCATTCAGACTTATCATTTGCTCTCAACTGTATGTGTTTGGAGAGCAGATTTTGGTTCCTTTCTGAAAGAAGTCCAGATAGAAATCTATTGAATAGGTCCTGGTATCCAGCACTCATCTCTTGTTTACAATGGACTTTGGAATCACAGACATCTGGATGTGGCTTTTTGGCCAGCACGTAGTACAGGGCTGCAAAGAATTCTTGGACAGTAAAGTGAGTGAATGAATAGACATCCACTGAACCGTATGGCTCCTGAACTGATGTTTTGTCTAGAAAAGTACTCACAAGATCACTGCTGGCCACTTGCTGCACTTCAGCAGTGTCTCCATAAAAGAGAGTCTCATGCTGCAGGAATTTGATATAGGCCAGGTGTCCTAGGTTAACCACAGTCTCTGTCAGTTGCTTCATATTTTCTGAGCTGCTGTTGCAGGCATAACCAGTCCTGCTGTGAGTGTGAGATTTCATCAGTGCTACTAGGTAGTGCACATAAATGTCAGTCATTGTTTTAGGGCTTTCTGTCATAGGCCCTTTGCTTTCTTTTAAAATGCTGCACACAATATAGCAGAATGCCGGTATGTAGCACAGTGTTAACATCAAGTCGTTTGCCTTGACAAGATCAAACATTTTCACAGCCAGGTCTTCATCCAGAAAATACTTCAGGAAGAAATCCTTAATTTCACTCACGGAGAATCCAGTGACAACTACAAagctatcaatgcagttggtGGGGATGTAACTGATGGCTGTAGGTCTGCTAGTAAGCAAGACTGATGCCTCTGGAAGAAGTTCCCCAAGCATTATGCTAGCAAATATCTCCACCACTTCTCCCTGCTGGTCATGGTCAGTAATAAACTGCTCTACCTCGCATCCTTTATAATATTTAAACTCATCAAAACCATCAAGAATGATCAACAGCTTTTCATCGTTTAGAAATATGTCATCCAGGGCTTTAGCTAAGTGTCCATTTTTGCGCAGAACCAAGTCCCTCAAGCTGACTGGTGTGCTAATTAAATTAAGGTCCCTGAAAGTTAAATGAATCACAAAGTCAAACATGGAAAACCCTTGGTTATTCCCAAAGTCGCACAATATCTTCTGGACCAACACTGTTTTTCCTATGCCTGCGACCCCCGTTACCAGGATTTTCTTTGCGCATCTTGCTGCCTTTGTGTCTGAAAACAGTTGTGCCGGTTTAATCATGGTTTGCTCCTTCGATCGGTGTTGTAAGTGAATCCTTTGCTGTCCGAAAGCCAGAAGTTCGTGCTTTTTGTTTTCGATGCTGGAGTGTCCTTTGACAAGCAAGAGATTTACAAAGTGTTCACAGAAGGAGATTTTCTCGCCATGTCGTGTGTTGTAATACAACATACTTGCATTCCTTAGCTTAAGTACTCGTTTATGTTTGTGAATCAGGTTGCTGTAGTCTGAAACATGAAGACAATGAAGACATTGAATTAGTCATCCATGCTTCTGCTAAGCAGTCATCTAAAATGTTATCTGGCAGAACTCTTCAGCTTCATCATGGAAATTCACAtcattaatacattttgaagtaACAGAGCTGAAATGAAAATTTGACATTTGCTAAGCCGTGGTCTCTGGTTCAGTTGAGACACTTTTGAAAAGGAAGAGAATCACTTGACAGATGACTAATTTAAAGGGGCTTACCATCTGACAGTGCTTGCTCTGATGGTTCAGGGACTACCTTTGCCTTGACCTCATTCAGCTTGCTGTATATGGACAGGAATGTGCTGGCAACCTCTTCTCCCTTGCAGTCAATGATGTCAAGCAATTTCCTGACTCTCTTTCGAGGCCCAGGATTAATTAATATCTCTTCCCGGTCATCTCTGGTCAACACTTCTCTGAGAACCATCTGCTCCATTAGGTAGTTGACACAGGCTTCAAGCTCGTCCACCAGTGTGACTCGAAGTTCTCTCAGCAACTTTAAGGAGGACATTCTTTAAAATGGGAGACAGCATGCTGTAAATTAACGTTATAGCCAAATCCATATTTTTTCCATTAACTCCACTGGCATACTACCGTCAAGACACCACTACTGAATTAGATTTAACTTTCAGTAGCTCTAAGACAGGATCTTATACCCCAATTCCTCCTGCTatagaacacaaaacaaactaaattaaacaaaacagtccTACCCttcgtttatttttaattaagcatAGAATATAAAAACAGAATACTGCAGTGTCTTGCTGCATATTCTGTTTCCCAAAATTGGGCAGTACATATGTTTATTAGAGTTAATACAATATAAGTTATAAGTTATACCACAAAATGGTTGCAAACCCTCCTGTTAATGATCTTAATTGGCTAAACTGGAAAACATAATGAATGGGAATCAAACGTTTTGGTTTACAGAAGTAAATTCTATGAAGACTGGAAAATCGGGCCAAGAATATCTCACAATTGACTCACGTAGAGGAAATGACAATGCAATAATCAGACAACATGAAGAGATATTGACATATTTCAGGGTTTAGCCAACATCTATAAAGGATCTTGTGTTTTCACCTATTATTA contains:
- the LOC136766344 gene encoding NACHT, LRR and PYD domains-containing protein 3-like; this encodes MSADLRGSANGIGEILQICAELRRTADICAKRTRPVIRYCRCGQASGFKYAELLMSSLKLLRELRVTLVDELEACVNYLMEQMVLREVLTRDDREEILINPGPRKRVRKLLDIIDCKGEEVASTFLSIYSKLNEVKAKVVPEPSEQALSDDYSNLIHKHKRVLKLRNASMLYYNTRHGEKISFCEHFVNLLLVKGHSSIENKKHELLAFGQQRIHLQHRSKEQTMIKPAQLFSDTKAARCAKKILVTGVAGIGKTVLVQKILCDFGNNQGFSMFDFVIHLTFRDLNLISTPVSLRDLVLRKNGHLAKALDDIFLNDEKLLIILDGFDEFKYYKGCEVEQFITDHDQQGEVVEIFASIMLGELLPEASVLLTSRPTAISYIPTNCIDSFVVVTGFSVSEIKDFFLKYFLDEDLAVKMFDLVKANDLMLTLCYIPAFCYIVCSILKESKGPMTESPKTMTDIYVHYLVALMKSHTHSRTGYACNSSSENMKQLTETVVNLGHLAYIKFLQHETLFYGDTAEVQQVASSDLVSTFLDKTSVQEPYGSVDVYSFTHFTVQEFFAALYYVLAKKPHPDVCDSKVHCKQEMSAGYQDLFNRFLSGLLSERNQNLLSKHIQLRANDKSEWYVPWLLGEIQRLCESGAHILSHLHCFFEQQNISLAEKIQPELLRVNVSDDPLSPMDFSTMKYFLTLVSGNISELDLTATNITTESLRDLQPNLLRCEKLWLGENNLDAEAMHVLAEVLQSSDNLQYLGLGWTNIGDEEFSILSEGLRTNRSLLELWIEGNRVSYICLSAFIDLNPAISSLQKIVSSCGKIMNITLQMPCIMYSALWNDVSEPEAEKLKGNSAEELLVVTFTDDKIWQEWGEWVLHRCEVSSDEKLVNVLFKVCNAFICSLEIHWVQEWYTKLRHLIRTRINQCSEDEMQRKLEKFETMLNF